A part of Maridesulfovibrio hydrothermalis AM13 = DSM 14728 genomic DNA contains:
- a CDS encoding response regulator, whose amino-acid sequence MEQQHPILIVDDDSKLRDLLTQYLEGYGYTVNTLPSGEKILETIRTEPPAIIILDIMMPGKDGLEVLRGLRPHSNIPVIMLTAKGEDTDRIVGLELGADDYISKPFNPRELLARIKAVLRRAHDNGAAGENNSGQIKIAGIVLHIAHQKLEIEGKSLELSSTEFRLLKALMENPGKPLTRDDLMTSVWGKDFNAFDRSIDVHISKLRAILKPYPAHESRIKTVWGTGYMFVGEV is encoded by the coding sequence ATGGAACAGCAACACCCAATACTGATCGTGGACGATGACTCCAAACTGCGGGATCTGCTTACGCAATATCTTGAAGGTTATGGATATACAGTCAACACCCTGCCCTCGGGCGAAAAAATACTTGAGACAATCAGAACTGAACCTCCGGCGATCATCATACTCGACATTATGATGCCCGGAAAAGACGGGCTTGAAGTGCTGCGCGGCCTGCGCCCGCATTCCAATATTCCGGTAATCATGCTCACGGCCAAAGGTGAAGACACGGACCGCATCGTTGGCCTGGAACTGGGAGCAGATGACTATATCTCAAAACCGTTCAACCCCCGCGAACTGCTGGCCAGAATCAAGGCGGTACTCCGCAGAGCGCATGATAACGGAGCTGCCGGCGAGAATAATTCAGGACAAATTAAAATAGCCGGAATAGTCCTGCACATAGCCCATCAAAAACTTGAAATTGAAGGTAAATCCCTCGAACTGTCTTCTACTGAATTCAGACTCCTCAAAGCATTGATGGAAAACCCGGGCAAACCGCTCACCCGTGACGACCTCATGACTTCGGTCTGGGGCAAAGATTTCAACGCCTTTGACCGCAGCATCGATGTACACATCAGTAAATTACGTGCCATTTTAAAGCCCTACCCAGCTCACGAATCACGCATAAAAACTGTCTGGGGAACCGGCTATATGTTTGTAGGCGAAGTATGA
- the trpB gene encoding tryptophan synthase subunit beta — translation MKKGYFGDFGGQFVPELLMPPLLELEEAVEKIVHSDEFQQEFTRLLTDFVGRPTALTHCANISRELGFNLWLKREDLAHTGAHKVNNTVGQALLTKMMGKPRMLAETGAGQHGVATATAAALLDLECEIYMGAIDVKRQSHNVRRMELLGARCIPVESGTQTLKDAINAAMRVWIANQQTTHYCFGTAAGAHPFPLLVREFQSVIGREAKAQFKEKTGEMPYMVVACVGGGSNAIGMFHEFVEEESVKIVGVEAAGTGEPGCTNSAPINLGTPGVLHGMNTLLLQTEEGQIMPSHSIAPGLDYPGVGPEHVHLHDIGRAQYGTVNDHQALNAFQMLCRKEGILPALESSHAVAWVLENRKSIPKDANVIVNLSGRGDKDMGILEEYLNKHGK, via the coding sequence ATGAAAAAAGGATATTTTGGAGATTTTGGTGGACAATTTGTTCCTGAACTGCTCATGCCGCCCTTGCTTGAACTTGAAGAGGCTGTGGAAAAAATAGTTCACTCAGATGAGTTTCAGCAGGAATTCACCCGTCTGCTTACCGACTTTGTGGGCCGCCCCACTGCATTGACTCATTGCGCGAATATTTCCCGCGAGCTGGGATTCAATCTTTGGCTTAAGCGTGAAGACCTTGCGCATACCGGAGCGCACAAGGTTAACAATACCGTAGGTCAGGCTCTGCTTACTAAAATGATGGGCAAGCCCAGAATGCTGGCTGAAACCGGAGCCGGGCAGCACGGTGTTGCTACCGCAACAGCTGCGGCGTTGCTTGATCTTGAATGTGAAATTTATATGGGTGCTATTGATGTAAAGCGTCAGTCCCATAACGTACGCCGTATGGAACTGCTCGGGGCCAGATGTATTCCTGTTGAGTCCGGTACTCAGACTCTTAAAGATGCGATCAATGCGGCAATGCGGGTCTGGATTGCTAATCAGCAGACTACCCATTATTGCTTTGGCACTGCAGCGGGGGCGCATCCGTTTCCGCTTCTGGTCCGTGAATTTCAGTCTGTAATCGGGCGTGAAGCCAAAGCTCAGTTCAAGGAGAAAACGGGAGAGATGCCATATATGGTAGTTGCCTGCGTCGGCGGCGGATCAAATGCTATAGGCATGTTCCATGAGTTTGTCGAAGAAGAGTCCGTCAAAATAGTCGGCGTTGAAGCTGCCGGAACAGGTGAACCGGGCTGTACTAACTCCGCGCCGATCAATCTCGGAACTCCCGGAGTGCTGCATGGTATGAATACTTTGCTGCTCCAGACTGAGGAGGGACAGATCATGCCTTCCCATTCAATTGCTCCCGGGCTTGATTATCCCGGCGTTGGCCCTGAACATGTGCATCTGCACGATATCGGACGTGCGCAATACGGAACTGTCAACGATCATCAGGCCTTGAATGCCTTTCAGATGCTTTGCCGTAAGGAGGGAATTTTGCCTGCTCTTGAAAGTTCCCATGCTGTTGCATGGGTGCTGGAGAATAGAAAATCCATCCCCAAAGATGCCAATGTCATAGTTAATTTATCCGGTCGCGGTGACAAGGATATGGGTATTCTTGAAGAGTACCTGAATAAGCACGGAAAATAG
- a CDS encoding phosphoribosylanthranilate isomerase, which produces MSLLVKVCGMTRLEDAIACEELGADFLGFIFHASSPRNVDKEFAGSFKPAKARKVGVFVRQSAAEVLEIVKGGHFDFAQLHGGQNEQFCKTVGRERVIKVLWPQRYESVREFQADIDRFAPFCAYMLFDAGNSGGGHGKSLAFDIFKDVTIPLPWLLAGGLCAENLTKAVDMAKPYGVDLNSGVESAPGIKDKNKLSAAFECIRSDKMRKES; this is translated from the coding sequence GTGAGTCTGCTGGTTAAAGTTTGCGGCATGACCCGCTTGGAAGATGCGATAGCCTGCGAAGAGCTGGGAGCTGATTTTCTGGGGTTCATTTTCCATGCTTCCAGTCCACGCAATGTTGATAAGGAATTTGCCGGTTCCTTCAAGCCTGCCAAGGCCAGAAAGGTCGGTGTTTTCGTCAGGCAGAGCGCGGCGGAAGTGCTGGAGATTGTGAAAGGCGGCCATTTTGATTTTGCGCAGCTTCACGGAGGGCAGAATGAGCAGTTCTGCAAGACTGTAGGCAGAGAGAGGGTTATCAAAGTTCTGTGGCCGCAGCGTTATGAGTCAGTTAGAGAGTTTCAGGCTGATATTGATCGTTTTGCGCCGTTTTGCGCTTACATGCTTTTTGATGCCGGAAATAGCGGAGGAGGGCATGGAAAATCGCTGGCCTTTGATATCTTTAAAGATGTTACCATACCGTTGCCGTGGCTGCTTGCCGGAGGGCTTTGCGCAGAGAATTTAACTAAGGCTGTTGATATGGCAAAGCCGTACGGGGTTGACCTCAACTCCGGCGTGGAATCGGCTCCCGGTATTAAAGATAAAAATAAATTGAGTGCTGCATTTGAATGCATCCGCTCAGATAAGATGAGGAAAGAGTCATGA
- the aroA gene encoding 3-phosphoshikimate 1-carboxyvinyltransferase — MTSDKYIKIKAPSSKSLSHRALIAGALSEGTTVVLDPLDSNDINRTMDCLSTMGAKFHVDAGTTNVTGMTSGPKGGQKEPEILEMRDSGTTCRLITALAGAGKGLFRIQGTPRMHDRPIGALTDALESQGVKVTFSDKDGYPPVTLEADGFSGREMDISLEESSQYLSGLLLAAPLAHETAIINVVGKKAVSWPYVALTLNVMEDFRVSFEVETMQDGTWTKADWRMVEKVIPGEIRFRVNPSPYQRDEYRVEGDWSNASYFLAAGAVGNKAVKIEGLSTDSLQGDRAIMGILESMGARIESDSSGVIVHPSKLHGVEVDMGLCPDLVPTVAVAAAFADSPTTITNVAHLRIKECDRLEASAAEVMRAGGKAEMTDDSITIIPGRLKKTERIVFSTYDDHRLAMSTAIFSLAGIEAIPEEPGCVNKSFPGFWDEWAKVTKGNGC; from the coding sequence ATGACTTCTGATAAATACATAAAAATCAAAGCTCCTTCATCAAAGTCCCTGTCACACAGGGCGCTTATTGCGGGCGCGCTTTCAGAAGGGACCACTGTTGTGCTGGACCCGCTGGACAGCAATGATATCAATCGCACTATGGATTGCCTTAGTACAATGGGCGCAAAATTCCATGTGGATGCCGGTACGACCAATGTAACAGGCATGACCTCCGGCCCTAAAGGCGGGCAGAAGGAACCTGAAATTCTTGAAATGCGTGATTCCGGTACCACTTGCAGGCTGATCACTGCTCTGGCAGGTGCTGGCAAAGGACTTTTCCGCATACAGGGAACTCCGCGTATGCATGACCGTCCCATCGGCGCACTGACCGATGCCCTTGAATCTCAAGGCGTAAAGGTCACCTTTTCCGATAAAGACGGCTACCCTCCGGTAACTCTCGAAGCTGATGGATTCAGCGGGCGTGAGATGGATATCTCTCTTGAAGAGTCCAGTCAGTATCTTTCAGGTCTGTTGCTTGCTGCGCCGCTTGCTCATGAAACTGCCATTATTAATGTCGTAGGTAAAAAAGCTGTATCATGGCCTTATGTAGCCCTGACTCTTAACGTAATGGAAGATTTCAGAGTTTCATTCGAAGTTGAAACCATGCAGGATGGAACGTGGACCAAGGCCGACTGGAGAATGGTTGAAAAGGTTATTCCCGGTGAAATTCGTTTCCGGGTCAACCCTTCACCATATCAACGTGATGAATACCGTGTGGAAGGTGACTGGTCTAACGCATCATATTTTCTGGCAGCCGGGGCGGTCGGTAATAAAGCTGTTAAGATTGAAGGGTTGTCCACGGACTCACTTCAAGGTGATCGGGCGATTATGGGCATCCTTGAGTCTATGGGGGCACGGATTGAGAGTGATTCAAGCGGAGTAATTGTTCACCCTTCCAAATTGCACGGAGTTGAGGTAGACATGGGACTCTGTCCGGACCTCGTCCCCACAGTTGCGGTTGCAGCGGCTTTTGCTGACAGCCCGACCACCATTACAAATGTTGCTCATTTGCGTATTAAAGAATGTGACCGTCTTGAAGCAAGTGCTGCCGAGGTCATGAGAGCTGGCGGCAAGGCTGAGATGACTGATGATTCCATCACCATTATTCCCGGCAGGTTGAAAAAAACTGAGAGAATTGTTTTCTCCACTTATGACGATCATCGTCTGGCCATGAGTACCGCAATTTTTTCGCTGGCTGGTATAGAAGCTATCCCCGAAGAACCGGGATGTGTAAATAAATCATTCCCCGGATTCTGGGATGAATGGGCAAAAGTAACCAAAGGAAATGGTTGTTAA
- a CDS encoding anthranilate synthase component I family protein, which produces MKIELTQYGKWLPADTQTPISLYLGLVGDAPGILLESAEVDGRLGRYSLIAWDFRLKLSPVRGKLSVECADSRLAGLASYSGMDFLEGLRAVMKALHVNTHAEVGELPALTRGLYGTLGYGIAGMLEPKLKDKLPAEDAEVRLALPGRVVLYDHLKHSCCFLSLDKGAVPEFTPPVFGAVCESTTVGEPVAVPGREKYIEGVNKVRDLIAEGECIQVVLSTRFSAPFSGDSFDLYRRLRQANPSPFMFYMKFSREEILLGSSPEMMARCERGRLEVRPIAGTRPRGKDAAGDRKYAEELLADPKECAEHVMLVDLGRNDLGRIAKPGSVSVEKFMQIEYFSHVMHITSYVEADLRDDHDAIDVLQATFPAGTLSGAPKIRAMEIISEIEEVPRGPYGGCIGFIGLDKDAINLDTGITIRSMWIRDGKCHWQAGAGIVYDSDPEMEWLECNNKARVLREILQSEGGDVFTRG; this is translated from the coding sequence ATGAAAATTGAATTAACGCAGTACGGCAAATGGTTGCCGGCTGATACGCAGACCCCGATCAGCCTCTATCTGGGGCTGGTGGGGGATGCGCCCGGAATATTGCTGGAAAGTGCTGAAGTTGACGGCCGTCTTGGCCGTTACAGCCTGATCGCATGGGATTTCAGACTTAAGCTTTCGCCTGTGCGTGGAAAATTGTCTGTGGAATGTGCTGATTCCAGATTGGCCGGGCTGGCGAGTTATTCAGGCATGGATTTTCTTGAGGGGCTGCGTGCAGTGATGAAGGCTCTGCATGTTAATACCCATGCGGAAGTTGGAGAGCTTCCTGCACTTACCCGCGGTCTTTATGGAACACTTGGTTACGGCATTGCCGGTATGCTTGAGCCTAAACTTAAAGATAAACTGCCTGCTGAAGATGCTGAGGTCCGTCTTGCTCTGCCGGGCAGGGTGGTTCTGTATGATCATCTGAAGCATAGCTGCTGTTTTCTATCTTTGGATAAAGGTGCTGTTCCCGAGTTTACTCCTCCTGTTTTCGGAGCTGTGTGTGAATCTACAACAGTCGGTGAACCTGTGGCTGTTCCGGGGCGTGAAAAATATATTGAAGGTGTGAATAAAGTTCGGGATTTGATTGCTGAGGGTGAGTGCATTCAGGTAGTGCTTTCCACCCGTTTTTCAGCTCCGTTCAGCGGTGATTCTTTCGATCTGTACCGCAGGCTGCGTCAGGCTAATCCTTCACCGTTCATGTTTTATATGAAATTCAGCCGTGAGGAAATTCTGCTTGGTTCATCCCCTGAAATGATGGCCCGTTGCGAAAGGGGCAGACTGGAGGTCCGGCCCATCGCCGGAACCCGTCCGCGCGGTAAGGATGCAGCCGGAGACCGCAAGTATGCTGAAGAACTTCTTGCTGACCCTAAAGAGTGCGCTGAACATGTTATGCTGGTCGACCTTGGCCGGAATGACCTTGGGCGTATTGCCAAGCCCGGTTCTGTTTCAGTGGAAAAGTTTATGCAGATTGAATACTTCAGCCACGTTATGCACATCACATCTTATGTGGAGGCAGATCTTCGTGATGATCATGATGCAATTGATGTTTTGCAGGCCACCTTTCCGGCGGGGACTCTTTCCGGTGCACCTAAGATCAGGGCTATGGAGATCATTTCTGAAATCGAGGAGGTTCCCCGCGGTCCCTACGGCGGCTGCATCGGCTTTATCGGCCTTGATAAGGATGCCATCAATCTGGATACCGGAATCACCATCCGTTCCATGTGGATTCGTGACGGCAAATGTCACTGGCAGGCCGGGGCCGGAATTGTCTATGATTCCGATCCTGAAATGGAATGGCTTGAGTGTAATAACAAGGCTAGAGTTTTAAGGGAAATTTTGCAGTCGGAGGGCGGAGATGTTTTTACTCGTGGATAA
- a CDS encoding indole-3-glycerol phosphate synthase TrpC, producing the protein MLEKFRKSKQPEVDMLRKCEAEGTLPAPYEGQRISFADAVKRDESGMKVIAEYKRASPAKGDINLGLSAADVAGMYARGGASAISVLTEHKYFKGDLSYLEEIKSCGLPMLRKDFLVDPLQVVQTLSTPASALLVIVRMFADDDKLKEMIDKANECGLDAVVEAFDMTDLIRAKKAGAEIIQINNRDLDTLGVDMSRSVEFIREKAEGEIWICASGIAEPEDCAQMARLGYDCVLVGTSIMSSPDPQSKLAALVAGASS; encoded by the coding sequence ATGCTTGAAAAATTCCGTAAATCAAAACAACCGGAAGTGGATATGCTCCGCAAATGTGAAGCTGAAGGAACACTTCCCGCTCCATATGAAGGGCAGCGTATTTCCTTTGCTGATGCTGTTAAACGTGATGAATCAGGTATGAAGGTCATCGCTGAGTACAAGCGTGCTTCTCCGGCGAAGGGGGATATTAACCTTGGGCTGAGCGCGGCGGATGTTGCGGGGATGTATGCGAGGGGCGGTGCTTCAGCTATTTCGGTGCTTACTGAGCATAAGTATTTCAAAGGTGATTTGTCTTACCTTGAAGAAATAAAATCCTGCGGCCTGCCTATGCTGCGTAAAGATTTTCTTGTGGACCCCTTGCAGGTTGTTCAGACTTTGTCGACTCCTGCTTCAGCTCTGCTTGTTATTGTACGCATGTTCGCTGATGACGATAAACTCAAAGAGATGATCGATAAGGCTAATGAATGCGGCCTTGATGCAGTGGTGGAAGCGTTTGACATGACGGATCTGATACGGGCTAAAAAAGCTGGTGCTGAGATTATCCAGATTAACAACCGTGACCTTGATACATTGGGTGTTGATATGAGTCGCTCTGTAGAGTTTATCAGGGAAAAGGCTGAGGGTGAAATCTGGATTTGTGCCAGCGGTATCGCTGAGCCTGAAGATTGTGCGCAGATGGCTCGGCTCGGCTATGATTGTGTACTGGTGGGCACATCCATTATGTCCAGTCCAGATCCGCAGTCTAAACTTGCTGCGCTTGTGGCCGGAGCGTCCTCGTGA
- a CDS encoding sensor histidine kinase produces the protein MKISRIYLKIFLAFMLVLVVSELIVIGVIKSLWAQSPRVNHMERQIMTVKNLAELELGSTHISAEHEKKVLTPLLKTLAKSLQAEVWITGPYGEVVASSSIQVPDMKEYVAGEAAKSHEGAYVYKKKHGSLKSVYGVYTADLPKGYPFTYHLFLTFPKFNEEIWFLRAQALLTILAAIFLIPVARRMIKPINKLTDSASKMGQGDLKQRVEIKGKDEIAKLGKTFNHMAESLEKIIKSSRELTANVSHELRSPLTRMRISLEMVKEKIESGNTKGCDTFIIGMQAEITHMDELIGKIIEFSKLDMQKNPALTETADLKGLISDLLAQYEHIASHNKMTVSTDLEELRLSGCNRNGIKIILDNILGNAFKYTEQHGKISVKLSSDKKTAKIEVTNSHAPLPEDGLEEIFNPFHRLKGHEIPGSGLGLAAAQKIAQIHGGLLKAENSEEGFRIVVELPLISA, from the coding sequence ATGAAAATAAGCCGCATATATCTGAAAATATTTCTGGCGTTCATGCTGGTGCTGGTCGTTTCTGAACTGATTGTAATAGGAGTGATAAAATCACTCTGGGCGCAAAGCCCCCGTGTCAATCATATGGAAAGGCAAATAATGACCGTAAAAAACCTTGCAGAACTGGAGCTTGGCTCCACTCATATTTCCGCAGAGCACGAAAAAAAAGTTCTGACTCCACTGCTGAAAACGCTTGCAAAGTCGTTGCAGGCTGAAGTCTGGATAACCGGTCCGTATGGTGAAGTGGTTGCTTCGTCAAGCATCCAAGTTCCTGACATGAAAGAGTATGTAGCAGGAGAAGCTGCAAAGTCCCATGAGGGAGCATACGTTTATAAAAAAAAGCACGGAAGTCTTAAAAGCGTATATGGCGTATACACTGCCGACCTTCCCAAAGGTTACCCGTTTACCTATCACCTGTTCCTCACATTCCCCAAATTTAATGAAGAGATCTGGTTCCTCAGAGCACAGGCCCTGCTTACCATACTTGCGGCGATATTCTTGATTCCGGTCGCACGGCGTATGATTAAACCCATCAATAAACTGACCGACTCGGCATCAAAAATGGGACAGGGCGACCTCAAACAGCGTGTTGAAATCAAAGGAAAAGACGAAATTGCCAAGCTGGGTAAAACATTCAATCATATGGCGGAAAGTCTCGAAAAGATCATCAAAAGCAGCCGAGAACTGACCGCAAATGTATCGCACGAACTGCGCAGCCCGCTGACTCGTATGCGGATTTCACTTGAAATGGTCAAAGAAAAAATTGAAAGCGGCAACACTAAAGGATGTGACACTTTCATAATCGGCATGCAGGCCGAAATTACTCACATGGATGAACTGATCGGCAAAATAATCGAGTTCTCCAAGCTGGATATGCAGAAAAACCCCGCATTAACCGAAACCGCTGACCTTAAAGGACTTATTTCTGACCTTTTAGCTCAATATGAACACATCGCCAGTCACAATAAAATGACCGTAAGTACTGACCTTGAAGAGCTGAGATTATCCGGTTGCAACCGCAACGGTATTAAAATCATACTGGATAACATTCTGGGGAATGCATTCAAATACACAGAACAACACGGCAAAATATCAGTAAAATTATCATCTGATAAAAAAACAGCCAAAATAGAAGTCACCAACAGCCACGCCCCGCTCCCCGAAGATGGACTTGAAGAAATATTCAACCCTTTCCACAGGCTGAAAGGACATGAAATCCCCGGGTCAGGCCTTGGACTGGCGGCGGCGCAAAAAATAGCACAAATTCATGGCGGACTGCTGAAAGCGGAAAACAGTGAAGAAGGATTTCGGATTGTGGTGGAGCTGCCCCTTATTTCCGCATAA
- a CDS encoding anthranilate synthase component II, producing MFLLVDNFDSFTFNLVQAFQQLGAEPLVLRNDREDILELAESGKLKRVCLSPGPSRPENAGLSLEFLSRLSKDVPVLGVCLGHQTLGYHGGASIVRAGRIMHGKTSAVFHKKEGLFSGMDDPFQVCRYHSLVVNVDEAPDMMELTAWTGQREVMGMRYKDRPWAGVQFHPESILTPDGPKLLKNFLDGNI from the coding sequence ATGTTTTTACTCGTGGATAATTTTGATTCGTTCACCTTCAATCTGGTTCAGGCATTTCAGCAGTTAGGTGCTGAGCCGCTGGTACTGCGCAATGACCGTGAAGACATTCTGGAACTGGCTGAGTCCGGTAAGCTGAAAAGAGTTTGCCTTTCGCCCGGTCCCAGCCGTCCTGAGAATGCAGGACTGTCACTGGAATTTTTAAGCCGATTATCCAAAGATGTTCCTGTTCTAGGTGTTTGTCTCGGTCACCAGACTCTTGGATATCACGGTGGGGCTTCAATTGTGAGGGCCGGACGTATCATGCATGGCAAGACTTCTGCCGTTTTTCATAAAAAAGAAGGACTTTTCAGCGGGATGGACGATCCATTTCAGGTCTGCCGTTACCATTCACTGGTGGTCAATGTTGATGAAGCACCAGATATGATGGAACTGACCGCCTGGACAGGACAGCGTGAAGTTATGGGGATGCGTTATAAAGATCGTCCCTGGGCGGGGGTGCAGTTTCACCCTGAATCCATTCTGACTCCAGACGGTCCGAAGCTTTTGAAAAACTTTTTGGACGGCAATATTTAG
- the trpD gene encoding anthranilate phosphoribosyltransferase, protein MSQIVSEALLLLSSGQDLSTEQADAVFEELFSGDMTNAQAGALLMGLRAKGETAIEVAAGVRAALREAKLIKGLNSKRIDTCGTGGDGSNSFNCSTAVALYLADMGYEVVKHGNRAVSSSCGSADVLEDLGISLGTTAGEAKGVLTDDKFVFLFAPNYHPAFGKIAPIRKELSIPTLFNLMGPLLNPARPTHQVLGVGRPEVMRLMAEVLALTDVEKAYVVHGAGAFDELTPFGVNDAFLVENGKLTEVRIDPADYGFAAASPEDVAVKDRPEALAAIRKVLAGTAPSAMLDMVALNLGAAVSLLDGTSLEVAMNKAKAKVAKGVDKEY, encoded by the coding sequence ATGTCTCAAATTGTAAGCGAAGCCCTGCTGTTACTGTCTTCGGGGCAGGATCTGAGCACCGAACAGGCGGACGCTGTTTTTGAAGAACTTTTTTCGGGCGATATGACTAATGCGCAGGCCGGAGCTTTGCTCATGGGGTTGCGCGCTAAAGGTGAAACAGCAATTGAAGTTGCTGCCGGAGTCCGTGCCGCTCTGCGTGAAGCGAAGCTGATAAAAGGCTTGAACAGCAAACGTATTGATACCTGCGGTACTGGCGGTGACGGTTCGAACAGTTTCAACTGTTCAACTGCGGTGGCTCTTTATCTGGCTGATATGGGGTACGAAGTTGTAAAACACGGTAACAGGGCAGTTTCTTCTTCCTGCGGCAGTGCTGATGTGCTGGAAGATCTTGGCATCTCGCTTGGCACAACTGCGGGAGAGGCCAAAGGTGTTCTGACTGATGATAAGTTCGTGTTTCTTTTTGCTCCCAATTACCATCCGGCATTCGGTAAAATTGCGCCGATTCGAAAAGAACTGAGCATTCCGACTTTATTTAATCTCATGGGGCCGCTTCTTAACCCTGCCCGCCCGACCCATCAGGTTCTAGGTGTAGGCAGACCGGAGGTTATGCGTCTCATGGCAGAAGTTCTGGCTTTGACCGATGTGGAAAAAGCGTATGTCGTGCACGGGGCAGGGGCTTTTGACGAACTGACTCCGTTTGGCGTTAACGATGCCTTTCTGGTCGAAAACGGGAAGCTGACTGAGGTCAGGATTGACCCTGCTGATTATGGTTTTGCTGCTGCCAGCCCTGAAGATGTAGCAGTCAAAGATCGTCCTGAAGCATTGGCAGCTATCCGCAAAGTTCTTGCCGGGACGGCTCCCTCGGCCATGCTTGATATGGTTGCGCTGAACCTTGGCGCAGCGGTTTCGCTGCTTGACGGCACTTCTCTTGAAGTTGCCATGAATAAAGCCAAAGCCAAAGTCGCCAAGGGCGTTGATAAGGAATACTGA
- the trpA gene encoding tryptophan synthase subunit alpha: MSITKLADKINEAKAQGRTALIPFLPGGYPSRDQFWKEIIELDENGADIIEIGMPFSDPVADGPVVEAASLKCLDDGIGLKWILAGLLENRAGINAGIVLMGYFNPVLQFGLEKFAKEAHAAGVNGLIIADLPFEEGVEFRGILAKYDIALIPLVGLNTSPERMALYAEGGNGFCYYVSVLGTTGDRDSLPGEIKAGLAQAQDVFDIPVALGFGLKHPSQLEALDGLVDAAVFGSALIRHIDAGKSSAEFMKIWK, translated from the coding sequence ATGAGTATTACCAAACTTGCAGATAAAATTAATGAGGCAAAAGCACAGGGACGCACAGCACTGATCCCGTTTCTGCCCGGTGGATATCCAAGTCGCGACCAGTTCTGGAAGGAGATTATTGAGCTGGACGAAAACGGGGCGGATATAATCGAAATAGGCATGCCTTTTTCCGATCCCGTGGCCGATGGGCCGGTGGTCGAAGCCGCGTCACTCAAGTGCCTTGATGACGGTATTGGCCTTAAATGGATTCTGGCAGGGCTTTTAGAGAACCGCGCTGGAATCAATGCCGGAATAGTGCTTATGGGGTATTTCAATCCGGTATTGCAGTTCGGTTTGGAAAAATTTGCAAAGGAAGCTCACGCAGCCGGAGTTAACGGCTTGATTATTGCCGATCTGCCGTTTGAAGAAGGTGTGGAATTCCGCGGTATTTTAGCAAAGTATGACATTGCACTTATTCCATTGGTCGGGTTGAATACCAGTCCTGAACGCATGGCACTGTATGCTGAAGGCGGTAACGGGTTCTGCTACTATGTATCAGTGCTCGGAACCACCGGTGACCGTGACAGTCTGCCCGGGGAGATCAAGGCCGGACTGGCACAGGCGCAGGATGTTTTTGATATTCCCGTAGCACTCGGTTTTGGGCTAAAGCACCCGTCACAGCTTGAAGCACTGGACGGTCTGGTAGACGCAGCTGTATTCGGATCTGCGCTTATCCGTCATATTGATGCGGGGAAAAGCAGCGCGGAATTTATGAAAATCTGGAAATAA
- a CDS encoding prephenate dehydrogenase/arogenate dehydrogenase family protein, translated as MECEFNKIHSIAVIGSRGQMGGFLALKAERAGVLVHRFDQPIDEAELARLLPATDFVLLCIPVTVMDDVLPRIVPHMKKGAVLSDVGSVKGRPLQQMIRAYDGPVVGTHPLFGPVIPADFDPTVALVAGREEDRSSILAVKDFFERLDLGAFESTVEEHDKAMAMIQALNFSSTIAFLACSREIPNIEKFVTPSFKRRLESANKMVTQDSDLFVTISDANQYSHEAIRLFRSFLSLAAAGDMDLLAGRASWWWRENST; from the coding sequence ATGGAATGCGAGTTTAATAAAATACACAGCATAGCCGTCATCGGGTCCAGAGGACAGATGGGTGGCTTCCTTGCGCTCAAAGCTGAGCGTGCGGGTGTACTCGTACATCGTTTTGATCAGCCGATTGATGAAGCTGAACTTGCGCGATTACTTCCGGCTACCGATTTTGTCCTGCTGTGCATTCCCGTAACAGTGATGGATGATGTACTGCCAAGAATTGTTCCGCATATGAAGAAGGGGGCAGTCCTTTCCGATGTAGGGTCCGTTAAAGGCCGGCCTTTGCAGCAGATGATCAGGGCTTACGATGGCCCTGTGGTGGGAACTCATCCTCTTTTCGGTCCGGTTATTCCGGCGGACTTCGATCCGACCGTTGCTCTCGTTGCCGGACGTGAGGAGGATAGAAGCTCTATTCTGGCGGTCAAAGACTTTTTTGAACGTCTGGATTTAGGTGCATTTGAGTCTACAGTGGAAGAGCATGACAAAGCTATGGCGATGATTCAGGCTTTGAATTTCAGCTCGACAATTGCTTTTCTGGCCTGTTCCAGAGAAATTCCTAATATTGAAAAATTTGTAACCCCGTCTTTCAAACGCAGACTTGAGTCTGCAAATAAGATGGTGACACAGGACAGCGATCTTTTCGTAACTATTTCTGATGCAAATCAGTACAGCCACGAAGCAATTCGCCTGTTCCGTTCTTTTCTCTCCCTTGCAGCTGCTGGTGATATGGACCTTCTTGCCGGCCGTGCTTCCTGGTGGTGGCGTGAAAACAGTACCTAG